One window of Nostoc sp. C052 genomic DNA carries:
- a CDS encoding thioester reductase domain-containing protein, whose product MTIKQSFTADDIQIFLVSNLAKLLDVATDEIDVKEHLENYGLDSAQAMILVSNLEKLLGFQPSPLLLWHYPNIEALSQRLAEEVQEGSPIQDTKVVASNANAAPSVLDLGAEAVLDPTIHPGAASNVAIGEPKNIFLTGGTGFLGAFIIRELLQETNADIYCLVRAANAEEGKSKLQKNLEQYAIWQEEFTSRIIPIVGDLSQPLLGIGSEQFQILAANIDTIYHSAALLNYVFPYSALKAANVLGTQEVLRLACQIKVKPVHYVSSVAVFESTAYAGKVVKEQDDFNHWEGIYLGYSQTKWVAEKLVKIARDRGLPVTIHRPPLISGDSKTGICNTHDFINLMTKGCLQMGYFPDVDYMLDMSPVDYVSKAIVYLSRQKESIGKAFNLQHPQPAALKMLVEWIRSFGYSVEMIPYEKWQSELINNVTSADNPLYTLRPFLLERWSDEQLTIPDLYLQARRPHISCQDTLHALAGSSIACPPIDSQLFMTYTAYLIQSGFLNLAS is encoded by the coding sequence ATGACTATAAAACAGTCTTTCACAGCAGACGATATTCAAATATTTTTGGTATCTAACTTAGCTAAATTGCTAGACGTAGCAACTGATGAAATCGATGTCAAAGAACATTTAGAAAACTATGGCTTGGATTCAGCCCAAGCAATGATTCTAGTAAGTAACTTAGAAAAGTTGCTAGGATTTCAACCCTCTCCATTGCTGCTGTGGCATTACCCAAATATTGAAGCTCTTTCACAGCGTTTAGCTGAAGAAGTGCAAGAAGGTTCACCAATTCAAGATACAAAGGTGGTAGCTTCTAATGCCAACGCTGCACCCTCTGTTTTAGATTTAGGTGCTGAGGCTGTTCTTGACCCCACCATCCATCCTGGTGCTGCATCGAATGTAGCTATAGGTGAACCCAAGAACATCTTTTTAACTGGAGGAACAGGCTTTTTAGGAGCTTTTATCATCCGGGAATTGCTACAAGAAACCAATGCGGATATCTATTGCTTGGTGCGTGCTGCTAATGCCGAGGAAGGCAAAAGCAAACTCCAAAAAAATCTGGAACAATATGCTATTTGGCAGGAAGAATTTACCTCCAGAATTATTCCGATTGTCGGCGATTTATCTCAACCATTGTTAGGTATTGGTTCAGAACAGTTTCAAATCTTAGCTGCAAATATTGATACCATTTATCATAGCGCTGCTTTGTTGAATTATGTTTTCCCATACTCAGCACTGAAAGCAGCCAATGTTTTAGGCACTCAAGAAGTTTTGAGATTAGCTTGTCAAATTAAAGTCAAGCCTGTACATTACGTTTCTAGTGTTGCTGTTTTTGAATCTACTGCTTATGCTGGCAAGGTTGTCAAAGAACAGGATGATTTCAATCATTGGGAAGGGATTTATCTTGGTTACTCACAAACTAAATGGGTAGCTGAAAAGTTAGTTAAAATTGCCCGTGACCGTGGACTTCCTGTAACTATCCACAGACCACCGCTGATTTCCGGTGATAGCAAAACAGGTATTTGTAACACACATGACTTTATCAATTTGATGACCAAGGGCTGTCTGCAAATGGGATATTTCCCTGATGTAGATTATATGTTGGATATGTCACCTGTTGACTATGTAAGTAAAGCCATTGTTTATCTATCACGCCAAAAAGAATCCATAGGTAAGGCTTTCAATTTACAACATCCCCAACCCGCTGCTTTGAAAATGCTAGTTGAGTGGATACGCTCTTTTGGTTATTCAGTTGAGATGATTCCTTACGAAAAATGGCAATCAGAGTTAATCAATAATGTGACTTCTGCTGACAATCCTTTATATACTCTGCGACCATTTTTACTTGAGCGCTGGTCTGATGAACAACTGACTATTCCTGATTTGTACTTGCAAGCTAGAAGACCCCATATTAGCTGCCAAGACACTCTTCATGCACTAGCAGGTAGTTCTATTGCTTGTCCTCCCATTGACTCTCAATTGTTTATGACTTATACCGCCTACTTGATTCAAAGCGGCTTCTTGAATCTCGCTTCGTAA
- a CDS encoding YheT family hydrolase codes for MMCYTPPYNPSWFLQNGVMMTVYTALWGKRNWQSTTKDPEPSYHEKIFVGGQGVPIFGLVAIPENAHSTIIGTYGITGELKTEWFLRVLGRKAYAQGYAVVLFDWRAHGKTAELSPTLTSDGLYEGEDFVRIAAAAKAMGCPGKFWFTGFSLGGQLALWAVKVAGEVIREYEDLGLEDSDIGGGMVICPSLDSQRSLSYLVTKPLGRYLEAGIAQNLKKLAWRIHDAHPGSLDPEAIERANSIWGFDNELVINRLGFPSVEAYYQASSALQILPQISKPTLILYAADDPLFDPAIIPELQEACDRNSAIDLFLTQYGGHVGYLSSKECQRQVKDSDPWWAWNRVLEWLEEKRIA; via the coding sequence ATGATGTGTTATACTCCCCCCTACAATCCGTCTTGGTTTTTACAAAACGGTGTGATGATGACTGTATACACCGCTTTGTGGGGAAAACGTAACTGGCAAAGTACTACTAAAGACCCAGAACCGTCTTATCACGAGAAAATCTTTGTTGGTGGCCAAGGTGTGCCAATTTTTGGCTTGGTTGCTATCCCAGAAAATGCTCATAGCACGATTATCGGTACTTATGGCATTACCGGAGAATTAAAAACAGAATGGTTTTTGAGAGTGCTAGGACGTAAAGCTTACGCTCAAGGATATGCTGTGGTGTTATTTGATTGGCGGGCCCACGGCAAAACGGCCGAATTGTCGCCGACTCTCACCTCTGATGGTTTGTATGAGGGAGAAGATTTTGTTCGCATTGCTGCCGCTGCAAAGGCAATGGGGTGTCCAGGAAAATTTTGGTTTACGGGGTTTTCTTTAGGAGGGCAATTGGCACTATGGGCGGTGAAGGTGGCTGGTGAGGTGATTAGGGAGTATGAAGATTTAGGACTAGAGGATAGTGATATTGGCGGTGGTATGGTGATATGTCCGAGTTTGGATTCACAGCGATCGCTATCTTATCTAGTTACAAAGCCCTTAGGTAGATATTTAGAAGCCGGGATTGCCCAGAATTTAAAAAAACTGGCGTGGCGGATACATGATGCCCATCCGGGAAGTCTTGACCCAGAAGCGATTGAACGGGCGAATAGTATTTGGGGTTTTGACAATGAACTGGTAATTAACCGACTAGGTTTTCCTTCTGTGGAAGCATATTACCAAGCGAGTAGTGCTTTACAAATATTGCCCCAAATCTCGAAACCAACTTTGATTTTATATGCTGCTGATGACCCACTTTTCGACCCAGCTATCATACCGGAATTACAAGAAGCGTGCGATCGCAATTCCGCAATAGATTTGTTCCTGACTCAATACGGCGGTCATGTTGGCTATTTGAGTAGCAAAGAGTGTCAGCGCCAAGTAAAGGATTCCGATCCTTGGTGGGCATGGAATCGGGTTTTAGAATGGTTGGAGGAAAAGCGAATAGCCTAG
- a CDS encoding PfaD family polyunsaturated fatty acid/polyketide biosynthesis protein, whose translation MTTVDTVLSKHDNGLNFSTWSHNKNQVWKGSLETVSFEKQTIKDKLMVLNKPCYIVKVAGKIGVTNEGYLSPGDNGTTAQVELLTFAAPIRIQQFGDPNFLSSHGVKYAYVTGAMAGGIASEEMVIALGKEQILSSFGAGGLTPERLEAAINRIQEALPQGPYAFNLIHSPNEPASERRAVDLYLKYQVRTVEASAFLDLTPNIVYYRVAGLALNNANQIEIKNKIIAKISRREVATKFLQPAPARIIKELLEQGLITELQATLAAKVPMADDITVEADSGGHTDNRPLVCVLPSIIALRDEIQAQYHYQTPIRIGVAGGIGTPQSALAAFMMGAAYVMTGSINQSCVESGACEHTKKLLAQAEMADMIMAPAADMFEMGVKLQVLKRGTMFPMRAQKLFELYRAYDSIEEIPLAERQKLEKQVFRKTIAEVWEGTAAYLSQKNPEKLGKAVNNPKLKMALIFRWYLGLSSRWSSSGEKGREVDYQIWCGPAMGGFNDWVRGSYLSEPNNRGVVDVANQIMTGAAFLYRVQNLKIQGLQASDYYSQYHPVRSTSLLEI comes from the coding sequence GTGACAACCGTAGATACGGTACTAAGTAAACACGATAATGGTCTTAACTTCTCCACTTGGTCGCATAACAAAAACCAAGTTTGGAAAGGTTCTTTAGAAACTGTATCTTTCGAGAAACAAACCATCAAAGATAAATTGATGGTGTTAAATAAACCTTGCTACATCGTGAAAGTTGCCGGAAAAATCGGTGTCACTAACGAGGGTTATTTATCCCCTGGTGATAATGGCACAACAGCACAAGTAGAACTGCTGACATTTGCAGCACCAATCCGCATTCAACAATTTGGAGATCCCAATTTTCTCTCCTCTCATGGAGTGAAATATGCCTACGTTACCGGCGCAATGGCTGGCGGAATTGCTTCTGAAGAAATGGTCATTGCACTCGGAAAAGAGCAAATTTTGAGTTCCTTTGGTGCAGGTGGTTTAACTCCAGAACGTTTGGAAGCAGCCATAAATCGCATTCAAGAAGCTTTACCGCAAGGGCCCTACGCATTTAATTTAATCCACAGCCCCAACGAACCTGCGAGTGAACGCCGCGCAGTGGATTTATACCTGAAATATCAAGTGAGAACAGTAGAAGCATCTGCATTTCTCGACTTGACCCCCAACATTGTTTATTACCGTGTTGCGGGATTGGCATTAAATAACGCCAATCAAATTGAAATCAAAAATAAAATCATTGCCAAAATTTCTCGCCGAGAAGTTGCGACTAAATTTCTGCAACCAGCACCAGCCAGAATAATCAAAGAACTTCTTGAACAAGGGTTAATTACTGAGTTACAAGCAACCCTTGCAGCCAAAGTTCCGATGGCTGATGATATTACCGTCGAGGCTGATTCTGGAGGACATACAGATAATCGTCCTCTGGTTTGTGTGTTACCTTCTATTATTGCCTTGCGAGATGAAATTCAAGCGCAATATCATTATCAAACACCCATTAGAATCGGCGTTGCAGGGGGAATTGGTACACCACAATCAGCATTAGCAGCCTTTATGATGGGTGCTGCTTATGTAATGACTGGCTCAATTAATCAATCATGTGTTGAATCTGGGGCTTGTGAACATACCAAAAAGTTACTAGCCCAAGCTGAAATGGCTGATATGATTATGGCCCCAGCAGCAGATATGTTTGAAATGGGAGTCAAATTGCAAGTTCTCAAACGGGGTACAATGTTCCCCATGCGAGCGCAGAAATTATTTGAACTCTATCGCGCTTATGATTCGATTGAAGAGATTCCTTTGGCAGAAAGGCAGAAATTAGAAAAACAAGTTTTTCGCAAAACTATTGCCGAAGTATGGGAAGGAACTGCGGCTTATTTATCCCAAAAGAATCCTGAGAAACTTGGGAAAGCAGTCAATAATCCTAAACTGAAAATGGCATTGATTTTCCGTTGGTATTTAGGATTATCTTCTCGCTGGTCTAGTTCTGGTGAAAAAGGTAGAGAAGTCGATTATCAAATTTGGTGTGGCCCGGCAATGGGCGGTTTCAATGACTGGGTACGCGGTTCCTACCTGTCTGAACCAAATAATCGTGGTGTAGTTGATGTTGCTAATCAAATTATGACTGGTGCAGCCTTTTTGTACCGTGTCCAAAATTTGAAAATTCAAGGGCTGCAAGCTTCCGATTATTACAGTCAGTATCACCCTGTTCGTTCTACATCATTGTTGGAGATTTAA
- the hetI gene encoding 4'-phosphopantetheinyl transferase HetI, with protein MIGSNDIWQPAPTDLTLLQDEIHVWRIDLNQPESQLQNLTATLSSDEIARAERFYFPKHRQHFIAGRGSLRTILGRYLDIKPSQVQFNYQQRGKPVLADTFADSGLAFNLSHSQDLGLCAVNCTRPIGVDLEYIRPMSDLEALAKRFFLPREYEMLRSLSPNQQQEVFFRYWTCKEAYLKATGDGLSQLEQIEVLLTPTEPAKLQITEDWSLFELVPTNNYVAAVAVENFGWDLKCWQY; from the coding sequence ATGATCGGTTCTAATGATATTTGGCAACCTGCACCAACAGATTTAACTCTATTACAGGATGAGATTCATGTCTGGCGCATAGACCTTAACCAACCAGAATCACAGCTACAAAATTTAACTGCAACTCTTTCCAGTGACGAAATAGCTCGTGCTGAACGATTCTATTTTCCCAAGCATCGACAGCATTTCATCGCTGGTCGCGGTAGTCTCCGAACTATATTAGGTCGCTATTTGGATATTAAACCGTCACAAGTTCAGTTTAATTATCAACAGCGTGGTAAACCAGTATTAGCAGATACATTTGCCGATAGTGGACTGGCGTTTAACTTGTCTCACTCCCAAGATTTGGGTTTGTGTGCGGTGAATTGTACTCGCCCAATTGGTGTAGACCTAGAATATATTCGTCCGATGTCTGACTTGGAAGCTCTTGCCAAACGGTTCTTTTTACCGAGAGAATATGAAATGTTGCGATCGCTATCTCCCAACCAACAGCAAGAAGTATTTTTCCGTTACTGGACTTGTAAGGAAGCTTATTTAAAAGCAACTGGAGATGGACTATCCCAGTTAGAGCAAATTGAAGTGTTGCTGACTCCCACAGAACCAGCCAAGTTACAGATAACTGAAGACTGGAGTCTTTTTGAATTAGTACCTACAAACAATTATGTTGCTGCTGTTGCGGTAGAGAATTTTGGCTGGGATTTGAAGTGTTGGCAATACTGA
- a CDS encoding SDR family oxidoreductase: MNTTHQGQSKKTALITGAAGGIGYELACIFAAHDYNLVLVDRNRPKLVEIAAKFQEKFGIFVKAIVKDLSISTAPEEVFTELQKADINVDVLVNNAGFGIYGLFHETDLATELEMLQVNLVCLTHLSKLFVKHMVKQGEGKILNVSSAAAFQPGPLMAVYFATKAYILSFSEAIANELEGTGVTVTVLCPGSTASAFHERTGMADSKLLKGKKMMDARTVAEVGFRALMKGQTIVIPGLLNAILAKSVRFVPRNLVTKIVRNMQEDK, from the coding sequence ATGAACACAACACATCAAGGACAGAGCAAAAAAACTGCTCTTATTACTGGCGCAGCCGGTGGAATTGGCTACGAGTTAGCATGTATTTTTGCTGCTCATGATTACAATTTGGTCTTAGTAGATAGAAACAGACCAAAGCTAGTAGAAATTGCAGCTAAATTCCAAGAAAAATTTGGAATTTTTGTAAAAGCGATTGTTAAGGATTTATCTATATCAACAGCTCCTGAAGAAGTTTTTACAGAACTGCAAAAAGCCGATATTAATGTTGATGTGCTGGTAAATAATGCTGGATTTGGTATCTATGGATTATTTCACGAAACAGACCTAGCTACTGAATTGGAAATGCTACAGGTAAATTTGGTGTGCCTCACCCATTTAAGCAAGCTATTTGTAAAGCACATGGTAAAACAAGGTGAAGGTAAAATATTAAATGTTTCCTCGGCTGCTGCTTTTCAACCTGGACCTTTGATGGCAGTTTATTTTGCGACTAAAGCCTATATCTTATCTTTTTCAGAAGCGATCGCTAATGAGTTAGAAGGTACTGGTGTCACTGTGACAGTTCTTTGCCCAGGCTCAACCGCATCCGCTTTTCATGAAAGAACCGGAATGGCTGACTCTAAGTTGCTCAAGGGTAAGAAGATGATGGATGCACGAACAGTAGCTGAAGTTGGTTTTCGTGCCTTAATGAAGGGTCAAACCATTGTCATTCCTGGTTTACTCAATGCAATACTTGCAAAAAGCGTCAGATTTGTACCTAGAAACTTGGTGACAAAAATTGTGCGAAATATGCAGGAGGATAAGTAA